The genomic interval caacaacatcaTGATAGAACACACACAGTCAACAGCAGACAGAAGCAgcaaacagctccagcaaccAGCCAACAGCTCCATCCACCAGCCAACAACATAACCTGCGTCTCTCACCGCTCTCGTCGTCCTACCACCGTGTCTGTGCCTCACTCTCTGCCGCTCTCTACCTCCTCACATTGGGGACATTTCATCGTTGTTGATCCAAACACAAAGAGGCAGAAAAGAGCGAAATCAACACACACAGACCGACACCGGAGACGTCACGTGGCCCATCTCCGAGCGCGGTGCCGCGCCATACTCACCGTAAAACGGATGTGATCAAAGACTAGGGTTGAGGGTCTTGAGGTGAAAGAAAAGCACTTTCATCAGGCGAACTTAAAACTACGGCTGACTAAGGTGGGTGGGTGAGTATGGGTTAGGTTaagagtggtggtggaaaatTGTTCACCAGTTCGATTTTCCGCCATTTCAATGAATTTTTTGTTTTAATATTTCTTTTCGTTTTCCCAGATCAGTTCAATTCACCTGGAAATGAGCACAAAATAGTCTGGCTTTTGGTTGTTGCTTTAGGCTGAATGAAATAAATTtataaaaattaaaaatttaaaaattaaaaattaaaaatgtatttttaaaaaaaaccacaaaagaaataaagaaataaaaaaataccaAAGGTCAATAAAAATGGAGAAAAATACAAATATACAAAAATACAAATACATCAATTCATTAAATCaaggatttttttttgttttttcatttaatttttttcccaAATCAATTCATATCTCTTAATCTGAAACCTAAAATCGCCCACCAATATGGAATTCCAAGCTCGACAATTACACGATACTAATTCACTCCAACATGTCAGACAACCAATTGGCGGAAATCGCGGCAATTGCCCCGTTACCGCCCGCCGGTGGAGACcccgatcacgtgacatacTCGACGATCAAGGGCACGTATCTGTatgagaaggaggaagatggGACCATGTTCGAGTTTGACCATGTGACTAGAGGCTGGCGGTTGatagaggaggaggaggaggacaaggaggaggaggtggaggataAGGGAGACGAGTTGGAAGCGGCTCTGGTTGCTGGGGAGACGACGGACACAACTGCGACTGCGAAGGCGGAACCGAGTGGGAGGGATACGGGCAAAAACCAGCCGGTTTCGGACAAGAAGGCGGTTcaggagcagctcaaaAAGAGGCGCAAAGAGGTAATTGAGGAGCGACGGAATGCGAAAAAGGCTCAGCAGAAGGGCGACAAGCCTCCTCAGAAGGCCATCTATGTCAGTGGGCTTCCTTCAACTGCTACCAACGATGAGCTGGTGGACATTTTCCAAAAGTACGGAGTGTTGGCCGAAGATGTTTACActggcaagaagaaggctcgGGTTTATGTCGATGAGCagggcaagggcaagggcGACGGTctggtggtttttttcaAGCCCGAAAGCGTGAAATTGGCGGTGGATATGCTGCACAATCAGCCAGTTTACGTTGGCGACACAATGGTCACTCTGAATGTCCAGCCGGCAGTTTTCGACAAGGAAAAGGGCAGTAGCGACAATAAGAAGCAAGAGACGAATTCCGGTCCCAATTACTCCGAAGAagccaaggccaaggccaagagGAAGTACACTCAATTGCAGCAAAGGCTCAACGATTgggatgaggaggaggtcaaaCGAGTCAAGACGGAGTCTCGTGAAAAGTCGTCCAAGGTGGTCACTCTCAAACGGGTATTTACCATTCAGGAGCTCCAGGATGACGTGGATGCCGAAATGGACATCAAGGAAGATATTTATAACGGTTGTGGAGCTATCGGAACAGTCACAAACGTGACTTTATACGACCTGGAGCCCGACGGAGTGGTGACCGTCAAGTTTGAAAGAGCTTCCGATGCCGCGGAGTgcgtggagaagatgaacgGTCGCTTCTTTGGTGGCCAGAAACTCGAGGCATACATTGATTATGACGAGACCAAGTGGAGAAAGACTAAGGATCGGGGAGGTGAtgaggaagatgaggagAGGCTGGAGAGGTTTGGAGAGTGGCTGGAGGGCGAGTagtatagtatgtactctgTTAGATACACTTGGTCTCCATCTCGCCATAAGTGCGTGTATACTAATCATATAGATCGACAAATGGACAAGTTGAGTTCAATAGGGTATGACGCGCGAAGCCGAATCAATTACTTAACGTTAgttttttgtattttttttattttatttgttATAACATAATAATATTGAAACGTCGATATTTTGTTTAAATAGTTACCATATTTACAAAATTGTTAAAATCATTGTTAAGATTCTGTATCCCAGGGTTTAGATATTGTTACAGtatctggagaagaacaaaGTAAACCTATGAAGCACGAATTTGTCATTGTATCCTGTCAAATATGACTTGAAGCAGCCTTCATATTGTCAGCTACTGGTGCAGTTTTGGATGTCTCCGAGAATGATTGAGTAGTGTTCCATTTCGACGCAGATTTAAACTGGAGGTTCTAATCGGCTTTATGAAATAGATAGAAAACAAGTGTTACAACGGCAATAACTTCAAAAGCCAGGCCAATATTTCCAGGCCAATATTTCCAGGCCAATATTTCCAGGCCGTTTTTATACTAACATAATAcatttttatttcattttttgGCTAGTTCAatcggtacagtaccagaTAACTCCAACTAAATTTACTTGATAACCCAACTGAAGAGTGAATCATTAATTTGAGTCGAAAATAGTCGTCGTCTGCTGATCGATATAAGTAGTAAAAGGCAATAAAAGTAGTATTAATTGAAATCTGGCACTTATATTATTACTTTGATCCACTTTTTTATCTCCATAATATTGATTCTACACAGGTTTGATAGACTAGTGAGCAGATTGAATATATGCGTTTATTCTCTATTTTAAACAAAATCAATTCAAATAGTTAGAAAATATGTTGATAAGTTCTTAAAGTAGCTTAGAAATTAGGAAATGTCTTATTAAATACAGTTAAAAATACTTGGAAATCCTTCCACTACAACACAGTGGATAAGTCCCGTTACAGACCTATATGGTCAGTTTGAAGTCCAAAATTGTCtaaatataaatatttACAACATGAGCACACTTTTCTCCTCGTCTCTTCCAGTCAATTGAGTCATCCATTGCAACTATCGTCGACTCACTCCCAGATTACGTGACTCCATCAATGTACTTCCAAGGTAttcagatcacgtgattcgaTCAATGTACTTCCAAGAAAtccagatcacgtgacttcaaTTATCCCACGTGTCCGTTTGATTCTGTCTGGCTCAGTTTGCTGCCCCTGAATCGCAAAAAACTGCTCTTCTAATCCTAGCATCTACGGTCTCTGTTGAAACGCACCTCTTTTCTGGTCCCTCTTACCTGTGATTACCAACCAGTTGAGGTCCATCTAATCGGTCCTTTGATTGTTACGACGGTGGCAAGACGGACATCAATCAGTTGATAGCTAGAttgttccttctccacagtcGTCACAACTCATCTCTACTAGTCCTGGATTCAGCTTatggtcttggtctcagTAAAGAGAACATTGTGGTTTTAATATGTGAAATAAAGCATATCTGATTAAAATGtgattttatttttcactGATTGATTTAGACATGACTACGGCTCACAGTGCCATGTTCTGCTTGAATTGGTGTTTGGCCTGAGCCATTTTTTGGGTGAATTAATTGAAGAGAAATAACAGCCAGTTGGAAATGGTGAAGTTCTGAGTACAAGAacttgtactacttgtagtaggtCTTGGAGCAACTATTGGACAAGTTTTTACAATATTTTTGGGTCTTTGAATAAATACAGGTAGTATCCGATGCCACCAgtggtactcgtagctGTTCTAGTTGTAGCAGCTCTGTACCTGTCGTGAAAAATCCCTGTTTTGAATAGCATGGTGACATATCGGTCAAAACCGgtattattttatttattctaatgattcattacagctatatacctaggaagccgggttattggcgcTCAATGAATCATACACTTATAAATCGTTTCGATTTGCATTGCCAGTCGCGTGTCAGTTGGTTCGTCGACGCTTCggttttttattttttatttttttatttttcgATACTGCAATACCTCCTAGATATCGCCATAACCATCTCTCCTATACTGCATTATCACCACTCCAAGGTAGAGCAGTTGGGTCAACTGAGGCATTCTGAGCGGAGACAACTATCGACCCAGTTCGATCCTGAAAATGGTTTAAATTCAAGATCATGATAGCGGGTGGATATTAGTACTAAGACGATTATTATTCTGTCTCCTGATCGATTCATAGATTCAGTCCCCCTCGCAGTGATTTATTATGTAATCAGCTCTCGTTCAGCTTGCAATCTACATTCCAGTTCAGACGTCATTCAAATCATCATTTTCATTAAATACATGTCGACACTCCAGCCGACTTGAGCGCCGACTTGAACACCGACTTCACTCCGTCTCCGTCTCCGTCTATTTCAGAACAGAAGCTCCGGACTGGGTGGGAGCATCAATGGCATCAAACAGCTGAACCACCTTCTCGGCGGTGGAGTTGGCAGAGGCGGGGTTGGCTCCGGTGACAATTCGATCGTCGGTGATGGAAAAGTCCTGGAAGGGGGTGGGAGGGGCCCGGTACTCGGCaccggcctccttggcgatCTCGGGCACCAGCTTCTTGCCGTGCTTGGTAATGGCCTCGGAAACacccatctccttctcacCCTCGGCGGTGAAACCGGTAATCACCTTGCCGGCCACAATGGGCTGGCCCTCCTCGTTCTTGATGGAGGCGAAGATGGCGGGGCCGTGGCAAACGGCAGAGACAATGCCGCCAGCAGCGTAGATGTCTGCGGCAATCTTTCCCAGAACGGGGGCGTTGACAAAGTCGAAAATGGCGCCGTGGCCGCCGGCAGCAAAGAAAACGCTGTAGTTGGAGGCGTCAATCTCCGACGCGGGCAGAATgccatccagaaccaggTTGTATTGCGACTGGGGGTTCTTCTGGGCATCGAGCTGCTCCTCGGTGGCAAACTTGGGGTCCAGCGAATGGGCGTCGTAGCCATACTTGCCGTCCTCGGACACAAACTGCACGTCGAAGCCGGCCTTCTGGAACACCTCGAACGGCTCGTAGGCctcagagaagaagagtccCGTCTTGGATCCGTCGGGGTAGAAGGGGCCGTTGTAGTCGGTAACAGCAATCAGAGCTCGCTTGGGGAAAGACATTGTGATAAGTGGTGGTTGGTAGGTGGTgatagagagagagaacCAAGGCCGGGCGAGCCGGACTATATATACACGAGTTATGGATACAAACAGCAAGCAATTCTAATGCAGAGAAGATTATCGAAGGGCAAAGTGAATATATTGAGAGACAGACATgagctacttgtaactGGTAGGTGCAGGTCAGTATGCAGAGAAGAATGGTATTTAGAAAAattataaaaaatatacTGTTAATTATTGTTCAATTGTTCATAAAATACACCCCTTTTTGGTATCGATATGATCAATTGAATGTAGAGATTTTTATTCTTGGTTTTTTACGATTACTCTCGTTTTTATTCGGTCGAAAAATCGCCCCACAACCTCTGCCCGTTCTGCCCGATTCTCTGACAAACAAAGTTACGATAAAGTTGCTGACTTCAAAGAGAGGTCCATCTGAAACGACGAAAAGTGGAGATGCGGCGGTGAAAAGTGCACGGTTTGAATCCCCCCAGCGAGGAGAACACGCCGATACCACTCATATTCCAATACCTCTACTCAATCGCCCCGTTGAGACCCCTCCCCCTCATCCCACGCCTCCATCTCTAAGGCATCATAATTGCATCTATTATGCATGCCAAAGTTGCTCGCAGCGATTTGGCGACCGACTGGAGACACTGGAGAGCGTCGTGTGttttggagatgatgtGCAAGGGTTTGAAACTCTTCTTTGGTTTTCCATGGGCCcatttcacgtgaccgggaGGCGTCGGCGGAGCGACCAGTGCAACTCTGGTGACGTCATCATTGGTACAAGGGCTTACGTCAGCTGTCAGAGAGGAGTCTAGGGGTGTTGCCCGAGCTGAACTGGACCATTCGACAACTGCCTCCTTCGTGGCGCCATTGCTACCAAATAATGATGGCTCGATTGTGGAGACCAGACAAAAGGCGGGCTGATTGATCCGGCCTAAAGCGGGGAGTGGGGATTGACAATGTGGGATTAAAGAGGTTCAATTGGACCGGGTTGAGCGAATTGAAATAGTCATGGTGGATATTCTCCGTGTGGACTGTATATCAACGAAGTATATAGACGTTTTATGAATTATATCTCCCGTTATTCCCTCCATTATCACAGGACTGGCACATGTTTAAGTTGCACGTAATTTCAACAGCACCTTAGTTCCGCAGCACAGTTTTTCCGCCAAATAGATTAAAAAACATTTAAAAAAAGGGTAAATTCGTATGATCGATAAAACGGCAGAAGGTGAAGATATTAGATAGGTATTGAGGGGTGGTGTATATTTCACTGACAGGGGAAAAAGCCTCTTTTACTGTTTTATCTTATTCATTcatttattattttattttattttattattgCATTTTATTATTGcattttttctttttcaaaAAAAGCAACAATTAGAGCCGTCCAAGTGGATCCTCTCGGCATGACACCATCTCAAATAGTGAGATCTTCAACTGTCACCAGAGAACCTGCATGGGGGCTGAGGGGaggggtcacgtgatctggTACCTCTCCCGACTTTTACCGGCTCCAGCACTCGGCAATCATTATACTCTGACTCTACACTTCTCCTCAGCTCACGTGAATCACACTCCGTCGCTTTAATGAGGTTTATCAATACCCGCCAGCCCTTCAATTCTACTGCTTTTcgaaaacgaaaagtcTCGTTGTATTTAAAATGAGCTGAAAAACGCTttgtaaaaaaaaatgggcCCAAAATACCTCAATTAGACCCTTCCGAAGACCCCCCAAAACACCACCCCCAGTGGTGCGGCTCAGAAATTATTGGGgttcgtcacgtgatcttctCGAAGGACACCATCAGATCTCACTGGGTCTCCAGAACAGACAGTTCAGAggggagaaaaaaatagtTGATGGTAAATACCAGGACTCTTGTGATTGCTATTTAACTTGTAGGAAAGCCACCCTGGTTCTATCACCGTTTTCTGGACATTTGTAATCCCTTACTTATCTTAACAATAATTTCAACTATTCTTGGCGCTTTTAACAAAATTCCAACTAATAAAATCCACCCCTACAACTCTACCAAACCTCAGAGGAGCATATGGAAGATATACCATCACCGTAACAACAATAGCAATGACAATAAAAAGACAATGACAATGGCAATGACAATAACAGCAATTCAAGACTCGTTCCCTGGTATGGATCATTCTAGAGACTATACTCTGTCCATCTTTCACAAGGATCTACTCTCTGTCCATCTTCCACTAGCCCCTCTAAAACCAATCCTCCTTGAAGATTTATCAGACAAGTCCTCAGTAACATTCTTCACACTCTCATGATACTCAAACTCGACCATAGTCACTCTCTCCCCCTCTTCTCCATGACGTCAGTTCTGACTAATCAtcacaacacaacaccacgCTTCAGGAGCAAATAACGAACAGCTGCTCGCATCAGAACATATCACAGCAATAACAACACGTGTTCCCGTGCAAAGAACCAGTAATTGGAATGTCCAGCTCCTGCGCGCCTGCGCCAGATGTTTGAGGAAAGTggggtacagtatgtacatacttgtaagGTGCACATGTGTGCTGCTGCCCCGGGTGGAGATAACTAGGGAACGGCTAAAACTGCACAGTTTGGTGTTCATGTGAGCTGAAGAGGGGGAAAGGGTGGTATTTGCAAGGTTTTGGGGTCATTGAAGGTGTGGACTTGGATCTGGGGTTTTATTCGGGATTTCTCGGGATTTCTCAATTAAAATAAACAAATAAGTGAGTTCAAAATCATCCCATAGTGTTGAAGGTAATACCCGGTAGGGTGATACGGGGCCAATTCCTTACATagtgatgagaggaacCAGCTTGGTCGAGATGCCCATTGTAGAAAATGCTATCTACTAATCTAGAATCTCTTGTGAACGAGCAAGCACGAGCGTCTGGTGTGCTATTATCAGGACATCTGGTAGTCTTCTCATATTCTAGAGTTTAATGTATTGTTATtaaagaaaagaagaagaaaaaaagaaaaaaaacatagaAGTGAGTAATCAACATATTTATCACCGTCAATAGACAACAACACATTCAGGACTGTCGGAAATGAATTAATCGACGTAATTCCGTGGTcccagaaacagcagtGCCCCTATATATGCTGACTAATCGCAGTTTATGGTCCTGGCTAAGTCAATACAACTCCTCCCACAGAGGTCGTATCCAAGAAAGAAATATATCATAGTAATCAGGGAAAAAATCTCGATTGAATGGTACCAAATGAATCCAGTTTTTGAGACTTGAAACGAATATAATGGCTACATTTTAATCTCCCAGATTATACAACTACTTACTCATACTTTACACTACAAGCTGTACCTATATGATGGGGTCGCACCGCGGTCAAGATGAGCATCAAAAGGAGACATTGCATTGAACAATCATAAGAACATCCCTGGGTcgccctccttggtctggtactgtaccaaaGTCGTCGATTGAAGCTGTCGTGGTAGTATTCACAGTATTCAAACCCCAACCCACTCCAGCCAAAAAGGCATGCTAAGTACAATTTTATTTGTATTAACCATGGGGGAAATTACCCTGTCGTCGATTCACCAGCAACAGACagagagaaaagagagaaCAAGGAAACACACACGGAAAAGAACGGGCCCTCGATACGGTTgctcggtcacgtgaccgatAAATACGTGGCAACGCCCCGTTTCCGTCTTTTTGGCACACCAAATCAAACCAAACCAAACCAAagtctcttctcttctcttaTCTCTTCATTCTGTTCACAGGTATACATATTTCGCGCACCAAACGCCGCACCAAATGCCGGATTACGGTTCGCAGACTCTTGGCGAGAGGTGAGTGGAGCATGTCTTCAGTGACTCCAACACGGGGGAATGTGTCATAAGTtggttgtttctgtgttCAGATTGCGTCGAAAATGGCCAGCTCGGAGTCTTGGATTCGTTTGGGGACCTTGGGGGTACCTGAGTCGAGCTGACAGCGACTGGAGGTCCTCGTATTGTAATCAAATAAGAATATTTGTTGGATACGGCTGAGGGTTTTTCGATGGAGTTTGTTTTGAGACCAGCCGCATAGCAGGGAGGTTTTGCCGAGTGAGGGAGAGGCAGATGGCAGATGACAAGAGTACGACATGGCACATGATTGTGCTGAGGCACGTGATTTGTGGTgtggcacgtgactcgtGACGCGCGACTTGTGACTCGCGACTCGTGACACATGATCTCAGCTGTGTGTTGTCGTATCTGTCTTCGTCTCATGACTCCGTGCTACTGGATAGGTCTCTTGGCACCACTTATATTTGATAGTGTGTTTTGATAGTGTGATTTGGTATTGGTGATTCGATAGTGACGGTGGACCCACCGGGATATTTGCAGCAGAAAAAATGCAATTTTCCGCACAAAACTTCCCAGCAAGGAAACATAGCTCTTATCGCACATGAATGGTGGCTTGGGATGGGTTCCGACTGCACCGAGTCGCTGTGGTTCCGGCATGGCGGCGTTTGAGGCGCACAACCAACCATGCTGGGGAACGAGAAAGGGAAATGGATCCAGGACTGCTCATGGTTGACTATTTTTTGATCCTTGAGGGGATTGTGTCACGGCCCTGGCTGAGTGCTGCTCCAAAGTAGTGTCGTCCACCGCTCCCACTCCTGCCCATTTGACCCACTTGCACTTGATCAGGGGTGTATTTTAGGACGGTAAAAATTGCCCTAGGATTAAGGGTGGTCCTTTCTTCTttggtctttttttttcctctcttcctctctccttctccctcCTTTTTGAGTTGAGGCGTGAGGCAGGGCTGTGAAACAACTCTGCACAACATTGGTGTGAATGGGCGCAAAAGACGCTCGACAAAGTCCTGTGGATGCTCATGTCCCTCCGCCCGGGCTCCAGCCGACCGCCACCGGTCCCCGTCCGCCCGTATTATGTCTCCTCGTCACGCCGAAATGGGCTAATCATGCCAATAATAACAAATAAAATTGAACCCAGAGCGAAAAGCCTGTGGGCCTTTAACCTCCAGCCCGGCATCTGGTTCCCCGCATGTCAATCGCACACCTTGTGTCTATCTGACGCTGCAGGAAGCAagaaatatatattagCGGCAGGATCCAAGAGGAGCCCCAGGCATCATCCGTCAGGTAgtggcagcagcgacaCCACACAGACAGAAACGGACAGACACGGACAGACACGGACAGACACGGACAGACACGGACAAAGTcagccacaaacacaaacgcaGAAACTCCCGAGACCTGACCCACTTGACCAATCCCCCCGCACCACAACTAAAGACCATATACGACAAAGTCTCACCCCTACACTTGCCACCCCACACTTGCCACCCCACACACTCACAACATCCACATGCTCGCACCAGTTCCCGTGGGAGGCGAAACCCCCATTCTGCTGCCTAACGAGCTGCTACTGCAAAAGTTctcgtcaaagtcgtccGGATACCGCCAATCGATCATCCGGCTGCACCAACAGCGTCAGTTGGAGCAGGACAAGCTCaggcaggagaaggagcgcCAACGGGAGGAAAAACGGCAGCGAGAACGACACCAACAGGCCAAAAAGAACCCCGGGGGATCCGAACGCGACCGGTTTGTCGCCTCGCTGAAAAAGGGACTCAAAAAATGGGCGTCCGAATCAGTGCCAGATGCCTCAGGAGCAAGAGAAATGT from Yarrowia lipolytica chromosome 1F, complete sequence carries:
- a CDS encoding uncharacterized protein (Compare to YALI0F00660g, similar to Saccharomyces cerevisiae CUS2 (YNL286W); ancestral locus Anc_3.74, weakly similar to uniprot|P53830 Saccharomyces cerevisiae YNL286w (CUS2) cold sensitive U2 snRNA Suppressor) — its product is MSDNQLAEIAAIAPLPPAGGDPDHVTYSTIKGTYLYEKEEDGTMFEFDHVTRGWRLIEEEEEDKEEEVEDKGDELEAALVAGETTDTTATAKAEPSGRDTGKNQPVSDKKAVQEQLKKRRKEVIEERRNAKKAQQKGDKPPQKAIYVSGLPSTATNDELVDIFQKYGVLAEDVYTGKKKARVYVDEQGKGKGDGLVVFFKPESVKLAVDMLHNQPVYVGDTMVTLNVQPAVFDKEKGSSDNKKQETNSGPNYSEEAKAKAKRKYTQLQQRLNDWDEEEVKRVKTESREKSSKVVTLKRVFTIQELQDDVDAEMDIKEDIYNGCGAIGTVTNVTLYDLEPDGVVTVKFERASDAAECVEKMNGRFFGGQKLEAYIDYDETKWRKTKDRGGDEEDEERLERFGEWLEGE
- a CDS encoding uncharacterized protein (Compare to YALI0F00682g, similar to uniprot|Q04432 Saccharomyces cerevisiae YDR533c hypothetical protein and CAGL0C00275g Candida glabrata and KLLA0D00704g Kluyveromyces lactis or KLLA0D00682g Kluyveromyces lactis) gives rise to the protein MSFPKRALIAVTDYNGPFYPDGSKTGLFFSEAYEPFEVFQKAGFDVQFVSEDGKYGYDAHSLDPKFATEEQLDAQKNPQSQYNLVLDGILPASEIDASNYSVFFAAGGHGAIFDFVNAPVLGKIAADIYAAGGIVSAVCHGPAIFASIKNEEGQPIVAGKVITGFTAEGEKEMGVSEAITKHGKKLVPEIAKEAGAEYRAPPTPFQDFSITDDRIVTGANPASANSTAEKVVQLFDAIDAPTQSGASVLK